From one Desulfurobacterium thermolithotrophum DSM 11699 genomic stretch:
- a CDS encoding SLC13 family permease produces the protein MRTVKEIIIKEWFFLLSLLSFLLTSVCFFRIPHYSIDDFKILFTLFVFLILTKGLEKSNFLKYLAIKVERGRFVPLKIVLFTAFISAFITNDVALIVIVPLTLLMKIPKLELLIVLEAMAANSGSALSPFGNPQNIFIYYHYNLHFKEFVETIFPFVFVSLILLILLTPKGKEKIKPMEEEVKYSRESYLLLFFFGTFILSVLKFIPLWVGILPIIYALFFNREILKINYFLLFTFFFFFGLTDNLVHTLNLRLENPTEVFLYSAIGSQIMSNVPATPFFADFTNQWKPLLWGVNVGGFGNLIGSLANLIVYKLYVEKFGNSKKIFIKFHVIGYLFFIVGILTFFITTNLK, from the coding sequence ATGAGAACAGTCAAAGAAATCATAATAAAGGAATGGTTTTTCTTATTATCACTCTTGAGCTTTTTACTAACAAGTGTCTGTTTCTTTAGAATTCCTCATTATTCAATTGATGATTTTAAGATTCTATTTACACTCTTTGTTTTTCTTATTCTTACCAAAGGACTTGAGAAAAGTAATTTCCTGAAATACCTTGCGATAAAGGTTGAGAGAGGCAGATTTGTCCCTTTAAAGATAGTTCTCTTTACAGCTTTCATTTCTGCCTTTATTACAAATGATGTTGCACTAATAGTCATCGTTCCTCTTACTCTTTTGATGAAAATACCGAAATTGGAACTCCTTATTGTTCTTGAAGCAATGGCTGCAAATAGCGGTTCAGCACTAAGCCCCTTTGGGAATCCACAAAATATCTTTATCTATTATCACTACAACCTTCACTTCAAAGAATTCGTTGAAACGATATTTCCTTTCGTTTTTGTTTCACTTATCCTCCTCATACTCCTGACACCAAAAGGAAAAGAAAAAATAAAACCCATGGAAGAAGAGGTTAAGTACTCCCGGGAATCTTATTTACTCCTATTTTTCTTTGGAACCTTTATCTTGAGCGTTTTAAAGTTCATCCCGCTGTGGGTTGGTATCTTGCCTATTATCTATGCACTCTTTTTCAATAGAGAAATCTTGAAGATTAACTACTTTCTTCTTTTTACTTTCTTTTTCTTTTTTGGACTTACCGACAACTTAGTTCATACTCTGAACTTAAGACTGGAGAATCCAACAGAAGTCTTCCTCTATTCAGCCATTGGAAGTCAGATAATGAGTAATGTTCCAGCAACTCCTTTCTTTGCAGATTTCACAAACCAGTGGAAACCTCTTCTCTGGGGAGTAAATGTTGGAGGATTTGGAAATCTGATAGGTTCTCTTGCAAACCTAATTGTCTATAAACTTTATGTTGAAAAATTTGGAAACAGTAAAAAAATCTTTATCAAGTTTCATGTAATTGGCTATCTCTTTTTCATAGTTGGAATTCTTACTTTTTTCATAACAACCAATTTAAAATAA
- a CDS encoding GIY-YIG nuclease family protein, with protein MSFNFELPETKGTYCILFVIDTLLFKVKSGKQFLLKKGVYVYVGSAFGSGGLRKRISRHLRKKKKKHWHLDFISTDSSFKVLEIWIIEDRKLECSLANSISETEKPVIGFGSTDCNCPSHLFRVSEVENLRKRLLEKFNVKIFKI; from the coding sequence ATGAGCTTCAACTTTGAACTTCCAGAAACTAAAGGAACTTATTGCATTCTTTTTGTGATAGACACTCTTTTGTTCAAAGTTAAAAGCGGTAAGCAGTTTTTACTCAAGAAAGGTGTTTATGTTTATGTTGGTTCAGCCTTTGGAAGTGGTGGTTTAAGAAAAAGAATTTCAAGACATCTCAGAAAGAAAAAGAAAAAGCACTGGCACTTAGATTTCATTTCAACGGACAGCTCTTTTAAAGTTCTTGAGATCTGGATTATCGAAGATAGAAAGCTCGAATGTTCCTTAGCCAATTCAATATCTGAAACAGAAAAACCTGTTATCGGTTTTGGTTCAACCGACTGTAACTGTCCATCTCACCTTTTTAGAGTTAGTGAAGTTGAAAACTTAAGAAAACGGCTCCTTGAAAAATTCAATGTTAAAATTTTCAAAATCTGA
- the fabD gene encoding ACP S-malonyltransferase, protein MAVAFIFPGQGSQYSGMGKELFDAFPEAREVFEEASEGAKVDIAKLCFEAPEEKLTLTYNAQPAIFTLSMAILKVLEKAGFNEEPVLVAGHSLGEFSAAGAAKVISIHDGALLVRKRGEFMQEAVPAGVGGMTAVIGLTSKKIEEVLKNVKSGFIQVANYNSPEQTVISGEIKALEEAEEKLKEAGAKKVVRLAVSAPFHSELMKPAAEKLKELMEEIEFKEAEVPILNNADVRIIKTPEEIRDSFYRQMFSPVRWVEDVLKMKEMGVDTFYEIGPKNVLKGLIRRIDRSLKVINVEKPKDLEKFLS, encoded by the coding sequence ATGGCAGTTGCGTTTATCTTTCCTGGTCAGGGTTCTCAGTACAGTGGAATGGGAAAAGAGCTTTTTGACGCTTTCCCAGAGGCAAGAGAAGTATTTGAAGAAGCTTCTGAAGGCGCAAAAGTTGACATAGCAAAACTTTGTTTTGAAGCTCCAGAAGAGAAGCTAACTCTTACGTACAATGCACAACCAGCAATATTCACACTCAGTATGGCTATCTTAAAAGTTCTTGAAAAGGCTGGTTTTAATGAAGAACCAGTATTAGTTGCCGGACATTCTCTTGGTGAATTTTCTGCTGCCGGTGCAGCCAAGGTAATTTCTATTCACGATGGAGCTCTTCTTGTAAGAAAGAGAGGAGAGTTTATGCAGGAAGCTGTTCCAGCTGGTGTTGGTGGCATGACAGCAGTAATAGGACTTACTTCTAAGAAAATAGAAGAAGTTTTAAAAAATGTTAAATCAGGATTTATTCAAGTAGCAAACTACAACAGCCCTGAACAAACAGTAATTTCTGGAGAGATTAAAGCCCTTGAAGAAGCTGAGGAAAAACTAAAAGAAGCTGGTGCAAAAAAAGTTGTAAGGCTTGCAGTTTCAGCTCCGTTTCATTCAGAGCTCATGAAACCTGCTGCAGAAAAGTTAAAGGAACTAATGGAAGAAATCGAGTTTAAAGAAGCTGAAGTTCCTATTCTTAACAATGCTGACGTCAGAATTATTAAAACTCCTGAAGAGATAAGAGATTCTTTTTATAGACAGATGTTTTCTCCGGTTAGATGGGTTGAGGATGTTCTAAAGATGAAAGAAATGGGTGTTGATACTTTTTATGAAATTGGTCCTAAGAACGTTTTAAAAGGACTTATAAGAAGAATAGATAGAAGCCTAAAAGTTATAAACGTTGAAAAGCCAAAAGACTTGGAAAAATTTTTAAGTTAG
- a CDS encoding transposase, protein MVGKKGRKSKGFWAEVLQDLISRGLSRVCIFVTDDFNGLREVLY, encoded by the coding sequence ATGGTGGGTAAAAAAGGGAGGAAAAGTAAAGGTTTCTGGGCAGAAGTCCTGCAAGATCTCATCTCACGAGGACTTAGCAGAGTCTGTATTTTCGTAACAGACGACTTTAATGGATTGAGGGAAGTCCTCTACTGA
- a CDS encoding nucleotidyltransferase domain-containing protein, translated as MAKVRLSDREVSAIKETAKDVFGEGTKIILFGSRADLSRKGGDIDLYIVPEDKEDPFEKKLKFLIKLKQKIGDRKIDVIIQRDPERDIEKVAMLTGVEL; from the coding sequence ATGGCTAAGGTTAGGCTGAGTGACCGGGAAGTCTCAGCTATTAAAGAAACAGCAAAAGATGTTTTTGGAGAAGGAACTAAGATTATTCTTTTTGGTAGCAGAGCAGACCTTTCAAGAAAAGGAGGAGATATAGACCTCTACATTGTTCCAGAAGATAAAGAGGATCCTTTTGAGAAAAAGTTAAAGTTTCTTATTAAACTGAAACAGAAAATCGGAGATAGAAAGATAGACGTTATAATTCAGAGGGATCCTGAAAGGGATATAGAAAAAGTAGCCATGCTGACTGGGGTTGAACTATGA
- a CDS encoding undecaprenyl-diphosphate phosphatase — MNILDAIILGIVEGITEFLPISSTGHMILVSYLLGLKQNSFEKTFEIAIQLGAILAVVSIYREKLTRNIELWKKLIAAFIPTGIIGLALHHYVEELFNPFVVSIALIFWGAVFIVIELLYKEKEHHISEPEKISYLKAVMLGVFQSLAMIPGTSRSGATIIGGLLLGMKRVAATEFSFLLAIPTMFAATGFEIVKNFKDFTPEGGIALIVGFVTAFVFAYISVKWLLNFIKTHTFIPFGIYRIVVGFLFLKLFLL; from the coding sequence ATGAACATATTAGATGCCATTATTCTGGGAATAGTAGAAGGAATTACTGAATTTCTTCCCATCTCTTCAACGGGACACATGATTTTAGTTTCTTACCTTCTCGGATTGAAACAGAACTCCTTTGAAAAAACTTTTGAAATTGCTATTCAGCTTGGAGCTATCTTGGCAGTGGTTTCTATTTACAGAGAAAAGCTCACTCGCAATATTGAACTATGGAAGAAGTTAATTGCAGCCTTTATTCCTACTGGAATAATAGGACTTGCGCTACACCATTATGTTGAAGAACTCTTTAATCCTTTTGTCGTAAGTATTGCTCTTATTTTTTGGGGAGCAGTGTTCATTGTTATAGAGCTCTTATACAAAGAAAAGGAACATCATATCTCTGAACCTGAGAAGATAAGTTATTTAAAAGCTGTAATGCTTGGTGTTTTCCAATCTCTTGCAATGATTCCCGGAACTTCTCGTTCTGGTGCCACAATAATTGGCGGACTTCTTCTTGGAATGAAAAGAGTTGCTGCCACAGAATTTTCTTTTCTTTTAGCTATTCCAACGATGTTTGCTGCTACAGGCTTTGAGATAGTTAAAAACTTCAAAGATTTTACTCCGGAAGGAGGTATTGCCTTAATCGTTGGTTTTGTTACAGCCTTTGTTTTTGCGTACATTTCGGTTAAGTGGTTATTAAATTTTATAAAAACTCACACGTTCATTCCTTTTGGAATTTACAGAATAGTTGTAGGCTTTCTTTTTTTAAAGCTATTCTTGCTATAA
- the hemG gene encoding protoporphyrinogen oxidase: MKVAVIGAGISGLSVAFYLKKGGAEVKVFEKEKTVGGKMKTIHEDGYIIETGPNGFLDGKPYTLNLVKELGIESKLYRSSDKARKRFIYTNGRLVRLPESPIAFLASYLLSWKGKLRLVGEFLVPPKKEDIDESLSEFAKRRIGEEALEKLLDPMVAGIFAGDPDRLSLKAAFPAIYYLEKQYGGLIKGLIAKMKEAKKSGKKSGPAGPGGVLTSFKGGVKDLIDSLSEFLGDSIETEVEILGLDRIEKGWKVKYKKENEVFEETFDAIVFSTPAYITAKLLNDLNLELSKLLSEIEYSPISVVALGFEKKGLGHDLDGFGFLVPRSEKRKILGALWDSSVFPNRAPSGKALIRVMIGGARQPELALLPDEELVNIALKELRRIMKIRHYPEKIKVFKHEKGIPHYTVGHAERVEKIFRLISKYPGLYLCNNAYTGVGVNDCTKAAEEVARRILDG, from the coding sequence ATGAAAGTTGCTGTTATAGGAGCAGGAATTTCAGGACTTTCTGTAGCTTTCTATTTAAAAAAGGGTGGAGCAGAAGTAAAAGTTTTTGAAAAGGAAAAGACTGTTGGCGGTAAAATGAAAACAATCCATGAAGATGGTTACATTATAGAAACAGGACCAAACGGTTTTCTTGATGGAAAACCTTACACTTTAAACCTTGTAAAAGAGCTTGGAATTGAGAGTAAGCTCTATAGGAGTTCTGATAAAGCAAGAAAAAGGTTTATCTACACAAATGGAAGACTTGTAAGACTTCCAGAAAGCCCAATTGCATTTCTTGCCTCCTATCTTCTTTCATGGAAAGGAAAGTTAAGGCTTGTAGGAGAGTTTTTAGTTCCTCCAAAAAAAGAGGATATAGATGAAAGTCTTTCTGAATTTGCAAAAAGAAGAATTGGAGAAGAAGCACTTGAAAAATTGTTAGACCCTATGGTTGCAGGAATTTTTGCTGGAGACCCTGATAGACTCAGCCTCAAAGCTGCCTTTCCAGCCATCTATTACCTTGAAAAACAGTACGGTGGTCTTATAAAAGGCCTTATCGCAAAAATGAAAGAAGCTAAAAAGAGTGGAAAGAAAAGTGGTCCAGCAGGTCCCGGAGGCGTTCTTACTTCCTTTAAAGGTGGAGTAAAAGATTTAATTGATTCTTTAAGTGAGTTTCTGGGAGATTCTATTGAAACAGAGGTAGAAATTTTAGGTCTTGATAGGATAGAAAAAGGTTGGAAGGTAAAGTACAAAAAGGAAAATGAAGTTTTTGAAGAAACTTTTGATGCTATTGTTTTTTCAACTCCTGCCTATATAACAGCTAAACTTTTAAACGATTTAAATCTTGAGCTCTCTAAGCTCCTTTCAGAGATAGAGTACTCTCCGATTTCCGTTGTTGCTCTTGGATTTGAAAAGAAAGGACTTGGACACGACCTTGATGGTTTTGGCTTTTTAGTTCCAAGGAGTGAAAAGAGAAAAATCCTTGGAGCTCTCTGGGACAGTTCAGTTTTTCCAAATAGAGCTCCAAGTGGGAAAGCTTTAATAAGAGTCATGATAGGTGGTGCAAGACAACCTGAACTTGCACTCCTGCCAGATGAGGAGCTTGTAAACATTGCTCTCAAAGAACTCAGAAGAATAATGAAAATTCGCCATTATCCTGAGAAAATAAAAGTCTTCAAGCATGAAAAAGGTATTCCACACTATACTGTTGGACATGCTGAAAGAGTAGAAAAGATATTTAGACTAATTAGTAAATATCCTGGTCTTTATCTTTGCAACAATGCCTATACAGGAGTTGGAGTCAACGACTGCACAAAGGCTGCAGAAGAGGTTGCAAGGAGAATTCTTGATGGCTAA
- the hemH gene encoding ferrochelatase, whose translation MREAILLTYMGAPSTLDEIKPFLFRLFSDRDLINFGVPAFLQKPLAYLISTFRTPKVKPQYEAIGGGSPLVRYALDQANLLEKETGIKTFLGMLYSKPLLKEVVKEIERYSPDRLYVLTLYPQYSVATAGACFRDVEKFLSKKINYTFIKSWCRNSYYIEWIQKSIGKELKDLKEPFILFSAHSLPKYIVENGDIYVNEIEDTVKLVMEKFKEIPYKISYQSKVGPIKWLEPSTEEVLKELKEEKRKEVLVFPISFISEHIETLYELDVEYGELANELGLNYKRVKLDHKNLLLIKALSSEIDKLRKE comes from the coding sequence ATGAGAGAAGCTATACTATTAACTTATATGGGAGCTCCTTCCACCTTAGATGAAATTAAACCTTTCCTTTTCAGGCTTTTTTCCGATAGAGATCTCATAAACTTTGGAGTTCCGGCATTTCTCCAAAAACCTTTGGCTTATTTGATTTCTACATTTAGAACTCCCAAAGTTAAACCTCAGTATGAAGCAATAGGTGGAGGAAGTCCTCTTGTTAGATATGCACTAGATCAGGCAAATCTTCTTGAAAAGGAAACAGGTATCAAAACTTTTCTTGGGATGTTATATTCCAAACCCTTACTTAAGGAAGTTGTTAAGGAAATTGAAAGATACAGTCCAGATAGACTCTACGTTCTTACATTGTATCCACAGTATTCAGTTGCAACCGCAGGAGCGTGTTTTAGAGATGTAGAAAAGTTTTTAAGTAAAAAAATTAATTACACTTTTATAAAGTCGTGGTGTAGAAATTCCTATTACATTGAGTGGATTCAAAAATCTATAGGGAAGGAACTAAAAGATTTAAAAGAACCTTTCATTCTTTTTTCAGCTCATAGTCTCCCAAAATACATAGTTGAGAATGGAGATATTTATGTTAATGAAATTGAAGATACAGTAAAATTGGTAATGGAAAAGTTTAAAGAGATTCCTTATAAGATTTCTTACCAAAGTAAAGTTGGACCAATCAAGTGGCTTGAGCCGTCAACTGAGGAAGTGTTAAAAGAACTTAAAGAAGAAAAAAGAAAAGAAGTGCTCGTATTTCCAATAAGCTTTATTTCTGAACATATAGAAACTCTTTACGAGTTAGACGTGGAGTATGGAGAATTAGCAAATGAGTTAGGCTTAAATTATAAAAGAGTTAAATTAGATCACAAAAATTTACTTTTAATAAAAGCTTTATCCTCAGAAATTGATAAGCTAAGAAAAGAATAA
- the trpD gene encoding anthranilate phosphoribosyltransferase, which yields MEVKEVLNKLVEKQNLSFEATRNLFTQIMDGKLTDVQIAGILVALRSKGETTEEIAGATSVMREKSLKVPLSKDIRERIVDTCGTGGDLKGTFNISTTVALVVAACGVPVAKHGNRSVSSKCGSADILEAFGVKIDLTPEQVAKCIGETNFGFMFAPRFHPAMATVVRPRKELGIRTVFNLLGPMTNPAGAKRQLMGVFADYLTEKLAEVLLKLGTKKAFIVHGKDGTDEITICDMTKITEISDGDIKSYIVSPEDFGIRKASFEELKGGETLEENREIVKKILTGEEKGAKRDVVLLNAAFALLAAEKVSSVEEGIELANSVIEEGKPYKLLLKVVKVTNTFS from the coding sequence ATGGAAGTTAAAGAGGTTTTAAATAAATTAGTTGAAAAGCAAAATCTTTCTTTTGAGGCAACAAGAAATCTTTTTACACAAATAATGGATGGAAAACTGACAGACGTTCAGATAGCCGGAATCCTCGTTGCTCTCAGATCAAAGGGAGAGACAACAGAGGAGATAGCAGGTGCAACTTCTGTAATGAGAGAGAAGAGCCTGAAAGTTCCACTTTCCAAAGATATAAGGGAGAGAATAGTTGACACCTGTGGAACCGGTGGAGATTTAAAGGGAACATTTAACATATCTACAACCGTTGCTCTTGTTGTTGCTGCCTGCGGTGTGCCTGTTGCAAAGCACGGAAATAGGTCTGTTTCAAGCAAGTGTGGAAGTGCAGATATCTTAGAAGCTTTTGGTGTGAAAATAGATCTAACACCAGAGCAAGTTGCAAAGTGTATAGGAGAAACAAACTTTGGATTTATGTTTGCTCCAAGATTTCATCCTGCAATGGCAACGGTTGTAAGACCGAGAAAAGAACTTGGAATTAGAACGGTTTTTAACCTTCTTGGTCCAATGACGAATCCGGCTGGAGCTAAAAGACAACTCATGGGAGTTTTTGCTGACTACTTAACAGAAAAACTTGCTGAAGTGCTTTTAAAACTTGGAACTAAGAAGGCCTTTATCGTTCATGGAAAAGATGGAACTGATGAAATAACAATTTGTGATATGACAAAAATTACAGAAATTTCGGATGGAGATATAAAAAGCTACATAGTTTCTCCAGAGGACTTTGGAATTAGAAAAGCTTCTTTTGAAGAATTAAAAGGCGGAGAAACTTTAGAAGAAAACAGAGAAATCGTGAAAAAAATATTGACAGGAGAGGAAAAAGGAGCAAAGAGAGACGTTGTTCTCCTAAATGCTGCTTTTGCACTTCTTGCAGCGGAGAAAGTGAGTTCTGTAGAAGAAGGAATTGAACTTGCAAATTCTGTTATAGAAGAGGGTAAACCTTACAAGCTCCTTCTTAAAGTCGTTAAAGTAACAAACACTTTTAGTTAG
- the thiL gene encoding thiamine-phosphate kinase — MKLSEFELISKLTRKLSCPSEKVVVGIGDDAAVVKLNGSYQIITSDALVENSHYKREWINNFPELYYYLGRKLLSISISDVASMGGVPEFAIINLGVSNQSEEELLEALYDGLSDACKDYRVSIVGGDTVASETEFFDSTLTGKSKGYMLRSLAKPKDLVAVTGTFGDSRAGLEILLENKPIESYLVKRFLDPSARVKEGKEALTLGVQCGTDVSDGLIFNLYTISESSNVKIDIFSEKIPISKELISYVGTRERALQYALFGGEDYELIITFPEKLLNSIERIGFKVIGVVSEGNGVFLDGKRIKKVGFDHLRSVE, encoded by the coding sequence ATGAAACTAAGTGAATTTGAGCTTATAAGCAAGTTGACACGTAAGCTTTCCTGTCCTTCTGAAAAAGTTGTAGTAGGGATTGGTGATGATGCTGCCGTTGTGAAGTTAAACGGCTCTTACCAAATCATTACTTCTGATGCTCTTGTTGAGAACTCCCACTATAAAAGAGAGTGGATAAATAATTTTCCTGAACTTTACTATTATTTAGGAAGAAAGCTTTTATCAATTTCTATAAGTGACGTTGCTTCTATGGGAGGAGTTCCCGAGTTTGCGATAATTAACTTGGGAGTCTCTAATCAATCAGAAGAAGAATTACTAGAAGCACTTTATGATGGTCTTTCAGATGCCTGTAAGGATTACAGAGTATCAATTGTTGGAGGAGATACGGTAGCTTCCGAAACAGAATTTTTTGATTCAACACTTACAGGAAAAAGCAAAGGTTACATGTTAAGATCTTTGGCAAAACCTAAAGATCTGGTTGCAGTAACAGGAACGTTTGGAGACAGTAGAGCCGGACTTGAAATTCTCTTAGAAAACAAACCGATTGAAAGTTATCTTGTTAAAAGATTTTTAGACCCATCTGCAAGAGTAAAAGAAGGAAAAGAAGCTCTAACCCTTGGAGTTCAATGTGGAACTGACGTTAGTGATGGTCTTATTTTCAATCTTTATACAATTTCTGAGAGCTCTAACGTAAAAATAGATATTTTTAGTGAAAAAATTCCTATTTCTAAAGAGCTTATTTCTTATGTAGGTACTAGAGAAAGAGCTCTTCAATATGCTCTTTTTGGTGGAGAAGATTACGAGCTTATAATTACATTTCCTGAAAAGTTACTTAATAGTATAGAAAGGATTGGATTTAAGGTCATAGGAGTTGTTTCAGAAGGAAATGGAGTTTTTCTTGATGGAAAAAGAATAAAAAAAGTAGGTTTTGATCATTTAAGGAGTGTAGAATGA
- a CDS encoding clostripain-related cysteine peptidase, translating into MKKLFFIAFLILSLFSCLILSLFSCGGGSGSFSERNWLVLIYMDGDNSLSPFTNYDLQELGQVNYPQSVKVVVLVDKQNSIGGEIYESIDGKLQKVKDIPEPNMGDPQTLVNFVKEYSDFYPAQNRALILWNHGDGWRSSGLDYADSRSAAEDLTNNDYLFMFELKEALQQLKNDGYNLSLIGFDECLMGMTEVLYDIKDYANAFVASETFEPGDGWNYTKVMAKLISNPNADAYTFGKYIVDAFKENYLNSLECSSNNGGCTLAVYTKEQIENIVSKVNDIALSYSFGNFTDFYSARENATQIPGWNETIDLWSFADNLSSLTATIDLKNTIDSIYKALINTNLKGISIYFPKTYSSALDFECYSATVDNPRNCVINNITVNNYYNPFTENYWDDFLKIYYQDLGY; encoded by the coding sequence TTGAAGAAGCTTTTTTTTATAGCTTTTTTAATTCTATCTCTCTTTTCCTGTTTAATTCTATCTCTCTTTTCCTGTGGAGGGGGAAGTGGTTCTTTCAGCGAGAGAAATTGGTTAGTTTTAATTTATATGGATGGTGATAATAGCCTTTCTCCTTTTACAAACTACGACCTCCAAGAACTTGGTCAAGTTAACTATCCGCAAAGTGTTAAAGTTGTTGTTCTTGTAGACAAACAAAATTCAATAGGTGGAGAAATTTACGAATCCATAGATGGAAAGCTTCAAAAAGTAAAGGATATTCCAGAACCGAATATGGGAGATCCACAAACCCTTGTAAACTTTGTTAAAGAGTACTCCGATTTCTATCCAGCACAAAACAGAGCTCTCATTTTATGGAACCATGGAGATGGCTGGAGGAGTTCAGGTTTAGACTACGCTGATAGTAGATCTGCTGCTGAGGATCTTACTAATAACGATTACCTTTTCATGTTTGAGCTAAAAGAAGCATTACAGCAACTAAAAAATGATGGGTACAACTTAAGCCTTATAGGATTTGACGAATGTCTTATGGGAATGACTGAAGTCCTTTATGACATTAAAGACTATGCTAATGCTTTTGTCGCGTCTGAAACTTTCGAACCAGGAGATGGCTGGAATTACACAAAAGTAATGGCAAAGCTTATTTCCAATCCAAATGCTGATGCTTACACTTTTGGTAAGTATATAGTTGACGCGTTTAAAGAAAACTATTTAAACTCTTTAGAATGTAGTAGTAATAATGGTGGCTGTACGTTAGCAGTTTATACGAAAGAACAAATAGAAAACATAGTAAGTAAAGTTAACGATATTGCACTAAGCTATAGCTTTGGCAATTTTACAGACTTTTATTCTGCAAGAGAGAACGCTACTCAAATTCCTGGTTGGAATGAAACAATAGATTTGTGGTCTTTTGCTGATAATCTTTCCAGCCTTACTGCTACTATTGACTTAAAAAATACAATTGATAGTATTTATAAAGCTTTGATAAACACTAACTTAAAGGGAATTTCGATTTATTTCCCTAAGACCTATTCTTCAGCTTTAGACTTTGAGTGTTATAGTGCAACTGTTGATAATCCTCGAAACTGTGTGATAAATAATATAACAGTTAATAACTACTACAATCCTTTTACAGAAAACTACTGGGATGACTTTCTTAAAATTTACTATCAGGATTTAGGATATTGA
- a CDS encoding secondary thiamine-phosphate synthase enzyme YjbQ has translation MKAYTEYLTFNTQKRRDLIRITDTVKEAVKKSGVKEGLCLVSAMHLTAAVIIQDDEEGLHEDIWEWLERLAPFKPNYKHHRTGEDNGDAHLKNLLVHLQVVLPITNGQLDLGPWQEIFYAEFDGQRPKRVIIKIIGD, from the coding sequence ATGAAGGCTTATACAGAATACCTGACGTTTAATACACAAAAAAGAAGGGATTTAATCAGAATAACAGACACAGTAAAAGAAGCTGTTAAGAAATCTGGCGTTAAAGAAGGTCTCTGCCTTGTTTCTGCAATGCATCTAACTGCAGCAGTTATTATTCAGGACGATGAAGAAGGTCTTCACGAAGATATTTGGGAATGGCTTGAAAGACTAGCTCCGTTTAAACCTAACTATAAACACCACAGAACTGGCGAAGATAACGGAGATGCTCATCTTAAGAATTTACTTGTTCACCTTCAAGTAGTTCTTCCAATAACTAACGGTCAGTTAGATTTAGGCCCTTGGCAGGAAATTTTCTATGCTGAATTTGATGGTCAAAGACCAAAAAGAGTTATCATAAAAATAATTGGAGATTAG